TTAACATAAAGGTAGGTGATAAGATGGCAAGACCTATAAAGACAGGTTTAGATTACTATCCTTTAGATGTTGACTTTTTACAAGATATAAAAATTAGAAAGATTATGAGGGCTTGTGGAATTCAATCTATAACAATACTAATCAGCCTGCTATCTAGTATCTATCGTGATAAAGGATACTATGTTGTGTGGGATAATGATATGACTTTTCTAGTTGCTGACGAAGTTGGGGCTAGCGAGGGCGCAGTAATTGAGGTTGTAAATAAAGCAGTCCAAGTAGATTTTTTTAATGAATATACTTTTAAGCAATATAAAATTTTAACTTCAAAAGGAATACAGAAAAGATTTTTAGAGGCAATAAGCAGAAGAAAAGAAATTAATCTTATTTCAGAATATTTATTAATAGATTTAGATAATGATTACAGTAACTTAGTTAATGTTAACATTAACTCAATTAATGATAACAGAAGTACACAAAGTAAAGAAAAGAAAAGTAAAGTAAAGAAAAGTAAAGAATATAACAACAAAAAGAATGATGATTGTTGTGATGGTTTTGATAATGATCTCTTAGATGAAGAAGATATAAATTTAGATGATAATGAATTTAAAAAACTATCTACTATGTATCAGCAAATACTAGGGCAAGCAAATAGCTATACCAAAGATTGGATTGTTAGTAATTTAGAAGATTTTGGATATGAATGGCTTAGTAATGCCATGTTTATAGCAGAGAAAAATGGAAAAAGAACAAAAGCATATGTAGAAGGCATATTAAAGAACTGGAAGGCAAATGGAGGAATGGATTTAGAAGGCAAAAAGAAACCACAGCAGCAGAAAAAAGAGAGTAAACCTAATAATTTTCATAACTTTAAGCAAAGAACTAAAAAGTATTCTGCTGACGAATTAGAAGATAAGGTTAGAAGAAAATTTGAAAGAAAAATTAATGGAGGTTGATATCAATGAATATAACAGGATTAAAAATATCAGATAGAGTTTTATATAAACAAAAGAAAGCAGAATTAGAGCAGAAGTTAAAAAGTTATTTAGGACTTAAACATGATTTGCTTATAGATAATGGATTCAAATTTAATTTTTCTAAAGCTGCATATGAAAATAAAAAGCTTAACAGAGAATTTAATATAGATGTTGTTAAGGAATTAGATACCCATCAATTAGTACAGGCTATTAAAAAAAGTAAATGGAGGGTGATATAGTATGCCATTAATGATTGGAGAAGATAAACATTTAAATAGAAACATAGAACAATTAAAGAGTTTAAGATCGCATTTAGAAGAGTTTGCAAAAGAAGATTTAGATTGGAAATTTGACATTTTAGCTTTAGATTATGCGATAGATAAACTAGGTGACAGTCATGACAAAAGAATATAAAGAAATAGTTGATACAGCAGTAAAGATATATTTCAGCAATAATATTAGTGCTAAAGAAGCAATAGAAAAAGCTAAAAGTATATGGAGGACAAAATCATGAAGGTGGGTAAAAGGTATGAAGTAATTAGACAAGGCAAGAAAGGCTATAAGAATAGGATAGTAGGAACAGTTGTAGAGGAATATTCAAATCTTTATAGTTTTCAAACGAAAAATTATAGGACAAATATAAATAAAGTTGATTTAATTTGTGGTGATTACACAGCAAAACCTATATAGGAGGGAGAGTGTAAATATGATAAAGCATATGAAGTATTTACTAGATGGAACTTTAATAAAGAGATACATTATAAATAGTATTCTAAGGAGAGGTTAAGCAATGGGCATTCATAGAGGAGACACATTTGAAGAAATAATTAATATATCTAATGTGATGTATAAAAGAAAAGGTATAGCACTTATACAAAAAATAGCAACACCAGTTAAAGTACTTAGAAGACAAGGACATAGAATAACAAATGGTTATTTTGAACAAAAAAGCACTTTAGACTTTATAGGAACCTATAGAGGTAGACCAATAGCTTTTGATGCCAAAGAAACTAAAGAGAATAGATTTCCTCTTAAAAATATTCATGAACATCAGTTGAAATTCATGGAAAGTTGGCATAGAAATGGTGGACAAACTTTTATATTGGTATCTTTTGCAAGTTACAATAAGGTATATAAATTAGATTATAAAGATTTAATATTCTATTGGGACAGATGGAAAAGGAACAAGGGTAGGAGAGGATATGCAAGTATTCCTTATGAACATTTTAAACTTAATTGTAAAGAATTAGCATCTAAAGATGGAATATTACTAGATTATTTAGAAGGAGTTGAAGGAAATGAAAAATCTAATTGTGGTTGATACAAATACTGGCGAAAAGATAGAAGAGATAGAATTTTCAGGAGGATATAATATAAGCTATACTAATCTTACTGACTCAGGAAAAATAAGAAATATTAGAAAATTAAATAACAGTAAGTTTGGAGAAAAGCATTGGATAAAAAATTATATTTATAAATCCATATCTATAAAATTAGTAGAAAAATTTAAAGAGCTGAAACATGTTAGACCAAATAAAATATTATTTATTGAAGACATATATTGGCAAAAACCTGATTCAATAAAACCTAAAAAGCATTGGATGGCAAGAATTAAAAAAGCAAACAAACAATTAGAAAGCATGTTAGGATATGAGTATATTTTAGAAACTAGAAGTTATTACACTGAAATGATGCAAAAAGAACAACTTATAGCACTTATATATCATGAGCTCAGACACATAGATGAATATGGCGATATAAAAGAACATGATGTTGAAGATTGGGATAATATGATTGCTACACTTGGGAAGGATTGGGCTACAACAAAAGCACAAATACCAAATTTAATAGATGATTATATAGATTGGAATAGCTTAGAAAAAAGAGCTAAACAAATGAATTTATTTAGAGATATTAGAGCAGTTAAATAACATAACAGATTTTATCATAATTGATTATAGAAAATAATAAGAAGTGCAAATAAGCACTCCTTATTAAGTATGTATATGAGGGGCAGTAGCTAATATGCTGATAGAGTTGAAATGAACAGTTAGACTGTTTAAAATACTTAAAGTGTGATTATGATTTAAATTTATCTTATTTGACATAAGTATCACTCCTAACATGATTGTTCCTATAATGTAGCATGTCATCATCAGCATAAGGCTGCTATCCCCTATGGACACATAAGTGTTTCGACATATTTATTATACCATACATTTAATATATTAGTAAGATATAGGTTGGGAGGGAAGAAATGCAAGAAATAAGATGTAAAGTATGCAGTAAATTATTAGGAAGAGTACCAAAGGCAACAGCATTTGAAATAGAAATGAAGTGCCCAAGGTGTAAATCAGTGAGAATATATAATAAAGAAGCTCTAGAAGCTCAGGGATAGTTTTCCCTGGGTTTCTTTTATTTAGGAGGGGAGATATTGCAGGAGTTAATAATAGAATTAAAGAACTTAAGGAAGAAATTAAATGAAAACTTAAAGG
The Senegalia massiliensis genome window above contains:
- a CDS encoding putative metallopeptidase, which produces MKNLIVVDTNTGEKIEEIEFSGGYNISYTNLTDSGKIRNIRKLNNSKFGEKHWIKNYIYKSISIKLVEKFKELKHVRPNKILFIEDIYWQKPDSIKPKKHWMARIKKANKQLESMLGYEYILETRSYYTEMMQKEQLIALIYHELRHIDEYGDIKEHDVEDWDNMIATLGKDWATTKAQIPNLIDDYIDWNSLEKRAKQMNLFRDIRAVK
- a CDS encoding Lin1244/Lin1753 domain-containing protein, encoding MARPIKTGLDYYPLDVDFLQDIKIRKIMRACGIQSITILISLLSSIYRDKGYYVVWDNDMTFLVADEVGASEGAVIEVVNKAVQVDFFNEYTFKQYKILTSKGIQKRFLEAISRRKEINLISEYLLIDLDNDYSNLVNVNINSINDNRSTQSKEKKSKVKKSKEYNNKKNDDCCDGFDNDLLDEEDINLDDNEFKKLSTMYQQILGQANSYTKDWIVSNLEDFGYEWLSNAMFIAEKNGKRTKAYVEGILKNWKANGGMDLEGKKKPQQQKKESKPNNFHNFKQRTKKYSADELEDKVRRKFERKINGG
- a CDS encoding Holliday junction resolvase RecU translates to MGIHRGDTFEEIINISNVMYKRKGIALIQKIATPVKVLRRQGHRITNGYFEQKSTLDFIGTYRGRPIAFDAKETKENRFPLKNIHEHQLKFMESWHRNGGQTFILVSFASYNKVYKLDYKDLIFYWDRWKRNKGRRGYASIPYEHFKLNCKELASKDGILLDYLEGVEGNEKSNCG
- a CDS encoding Com family DNA-binding transcriptional regulator, whose translation is MQEIRCKVCSKLLGRVPKATAFEIEMKCPRCKSVRIYNKEALEAQG